From a single Brassica rapa cultivar Chiifu-401-42 chromosome A01, CAAS_Brap_v3.01, whole genome shotgun sequence genomic region:
- the LOC103862382 gene encoding tryptophan aminotransferase-related protein 2, producing the protein MGKVPRILSWRNMLVLSLAVNFSLILRILKGTDGGNSSYVVSIWPVVSNSLDRTVYGDSKWPVVSTTASGSSSLSSASCNYNETQEDDDRIINLKLGDPMVYERYWQEMGHMTTMVIAGWQSLSYFSDNNNELCWFLEPELAKEIVRVHKVVGNAVTQDRYIVVGTGSTQLYQAALYALSPHDDSGPINVVSAAPYYCSYPLITDCLKSGLYRWGGDAKTYKEEGPYIELVTSPNNPDGILRESMVNRSEGILIHDLAYYWPQYTPITSIADHDVMLFTASKSTGHAGMRIGWALVKDKETAKKMTEYIELNTIGVSKVSQLRVAKVLKAVSDSCGNETAKSFFEHSYDAMFERWKLLKQASKTSKGFTVPDFASQRCNFLGEVFEPQPAFAWLKCEEGIVDCEKFLREKKNILTKSGKYFGDDLSYVRVSMLDRDSIFNIFLHRISSFFNSTL; encoded by the exons ATGGGAAAGGTTCCGAGGATTCTGTCTTGGAGGAACATGTTGGTCCTCTCATTGGCTGTAAACTTCAGCTTGATACTAAGGATCTTGAAGGGTACTGACGGTGGAAACTCCTCGTATGTTGTTAGTATATGGCCTGTGGTATCTAACTCACTGGATAGAACGGTGTATGGTGATAGCAAATGGCCTGTGGTATCCACCACCGCCTCAGGATCTTCTTCGTTGTCTTCAGCATCTTGCAACTATAACGAGACTCAAGAGGATGACGACAGAATTATCAATCTCAAACT TGGCGATCCAATGGTGTATGAGAGATACTGGCAAGAAATGGGTCATATGACAACAATGGTGATAGCTGGATGGCAATCTCTCAGCTATTTTTCAGATAATAACAATGAGCTTTGTTGGTTTCTTGAACCAGAACTTGCCAAAGAGATTGTAAGAGTGCATAAGGTTGTTGGGAACGCTGTAACACAAGACCGTTATATTGTTGTTGGCACTGGCTCAACACAATTGTATCAGGCTGCTCTCTATGCTCTCTCCCCACATGATGACTCTGGTCCTATTAATGTCGTCTCAGCTGCGCCTTATTATTGT TCGTACCCGTTGATTACAGATTGTCTTAAATCGGGTTTATATAGATGGGGAGGAGATGCAAAGACATACAAGGAAGAAGGTCCATACATTGAACTTGTTACATCACCGAACAACCCTGATGGGATCTTGAGAGAATCAATGGTGAACCGTAGTGAAGGTATACTGATCCATGATTTAGCGTACTACTGGCCGCAGTATACGCCTATAACATCGATAGCTGATCACGATGTAATGCTCTTCACTGCTTCAAAGAGCACTGGCCATGCAGGGATGCGCATTGG ATGGGCTTTGGTAAAAGACAAAGAGACGGCCAAGAAAATGACAGAGTACATAGAACTCAACACGATTGGGGTTTCAAAGGTTTCGCAGCTTCGAGTAGCCAAGGTTTTGAAGGCAGTGTCAGACAGTTGTGGTAATGAAACGGCTAAATCCTTTTTTGAGCACAGTTATGATGCCATGTTTGAGAGGTGGAAGCTATTGAAACAAGCATCGAAGACTAGTAAAGGTTTTACCGTTCCTGATTTTGCCTCTCAACGTTGCAATTTCCTAGGAGAAGTCTTTGAGCCACAACCAG CTTTTGCATGGTTAAAGTGTGAAGAAGGGATTGTGGATTGTGAAAAGTTTCTGAGAGAAAAGAAGAATATTCTAACCAAAAGTGGAAAGTATTTTGGAGATGATCTGAGCTATGTGAGGGTAAGCATGTTAGATAGAGATTctatctttaatatttttcttcacAGGATTTCATCTTTCTTCAATTCAACTTTGTAA
- the LOC103862399 gene encoding protein MODIFIER OF SNC1 1 isoform X1, whose amino-acid sequence MTSSTTGDRSRWGTARRSGMTILGKVAVPKPINLPSQRLENQGLDPNVEIVPKGTLSWGSKSSLNAWGTSSLSPRTESGPGSPSHLSTRPSTGGSVTRSRPSTADSDKAHDSSSTWDSTSRPSSASGVLPANQASVALQRPHSADTRPGSSHLSRFAEPVSETSATWGQHAPTKKDGFSLTSGDFPSLGAEKESSEKSSVPQDAARPASSSGRSVEEREANVRIGDDNTWRRDDQPYSEDAPRHCREAGQLDSRCPQSYPNANFPHQYDGWRGPPVNNHQGGGWYRGNHPYGAPMGPGGFPIDPFPFYPPQVQPTPGHEARPRGNHPANGNMFRPPILDSYVHPRMQTRPGFYLGPVPHEGYYGPPMGYGGPSNRDLPFAGRPAGPHAYSQHSGQGGYDTSGSSVGLEQNEPSHPQERQRQYKVLLRPQDGRNGEDETKREGILGNRLPNAEVVAHQMQNSKNNRRGNNNEASDEVQPIRAENAAPEDPSLIQKIDGLNSKTRNGDGWQNASSVVNRDQQENKTRTVNSGNSVDKVSGRMPRTGHASDGTNSLHYKHGDLATNKNSELTAISGTSISRRSTQQTQGRADHQSQQRVKNEGNDGWRKTNVMSGSSPATLASNSESFAEVNVGDSLDTGSVGKPVPGISVDPNDNQRTTMRELARQRAQERQKEEEERARDQRAKALAKLEELNRRSQAAEEGSASNASIANIPEVPRSLSPARMVAKSTESTEESGKPSMQNAMTSTEDAHYVDPNHQDNLPRHRDGAASKQKRLGYKQKQHIVFEKKTAGNSFSEATTEVSDVVPSPEVSNQGVISHNSDTPPTSSVSTEPAFTKRKNNRNGKKKHKVDEAKLMNTTRAAVGKETKSGDESIEIGRVRAPEIKFGSFPDPSLDIKVSGNSSDQISSSTNEESQSRAKTNSKTQHLRKTPRNTLVNKPADKFPGNSTVIWAPVHPQQKADSSTGVGSQSAVPESSTSSKSLHQGQTSSRSKRVELERYVAKPIVKETAEQMVSKNPVTASPEMAENVLQKENCGGEEGKGILQPPGSPLKSRHGNGRQGKHGRGSAASTKALEDGRLGTSNQPIRGTVNYHTSNQTGQISVDSSKDRTASSTDGWNDGWYVTPETHHSAATAEEMEASASRTIAVGKDQGMSIQGKQQASRSNYGDSKKPNTRDSSKAHMQQSGHGLGQQDLHVASSEIRGQSGGRQYSRDRTYASQKRDVAGYEQQGFTPDQKMTSADTPDHSQNRSASQEVQGGHNPNNMFQKNTGQNRRFGRGQESHGGWGSSSMQENMHHHHQRPLSNRDRQKPNLHYEYKPVGSHAYDGEQLKDSSEGPRYREKGQGNQRHGGQKSYQQQRGSAGRNTGHGLSDERN is encoded by the exons ATGACCTCTAGCACGACAGGAGATCGgag CAGATGGGGAACTGCAAGAAGAAGTGGCATGACTATATTGGGAAAGGTTGCTGTTCCAAAGCCGATTAACTTACCAAGCCAAAG GTTAGAGAATCAAGGCCTTGACCCAAATGTGGAAATCGTTCCAAA GGGAACCCTTAGCTGGGGCAGTAAATCGTCTCTGAATGCGTGGGGGACATCCTCGTTGTCACCACGAACTGAAAGCGGTCCTGGTTCACCAAGCCACCTCAGCACTCGCCCTTCTACTGGTGGAAGTGTCACTCGAAGTCGACCTTCCACTGCTGATAGTGACAAAGCGCatgattcttcttctacttgggATTCGACCTCCCGGCCTTCATCAGCATCCGGGGTTCTCCCAGCTAATCAGGCATCAGTTGCACTACAACGTCCACATAGTGCAGACACAAGACCTGGAAGCTCGCACTTATCCCGATTTGCTGAACCCGTGTCAGAGACTTCTGCTACATGGGGTCAACAT GCTCCAACGAAAAAAGATGGGTTTTCTTTGACTTCTGGAGATTTTCCTTCCCTTGGTGCTGAAAAAGAAAGTTCTGAGAAGAGCTCCGTGCCACAAG ATGCCGCTCGTCCTGCATCATCGTCGGGAAGATCTGTGGAAGAGCGAG AAGCTAATGTACGGATTGGAGATGACAATACCTGGAGAAGAGATGATCAACCATACAGTGAAGATGCACCTAGACATTGTAGAGAGGCAGGGCAATTGGACTCCCGTTGTCCACAATCTTATCCTAATGCTAATTTTCCTCATCAGTATGATGGTTGGCGTGGTCCTCCAGTAAATAATCATCAAGGTGGTGGCTGGTACAGAGGGAACCATCCATATGGTGCCCCAATGGGTCCTGGGGGTTTTCCTATAGATCCTTTTCCATTTTATCCTCCGCAAGTTCAGCCTACTCCTGGCCATGAGGCTCGTCCTAGGGGTAATCACCCTGCTAATGGAAACATGTTCAGGCCTCCAATACTTGACTCTTATGTCCACCCAAGGATGCAGACTAGACCTGGGTTTTATCTTGGTCCAGTGCCACATGAAGGCTACTATGGCCCTCCGATGGGGTACGGAGGTCCCAGCAACAGAGACCTGCCTTTTGCTGGTAGGCCTGCGGGTCCTCATGCTTATAGCCAGCACTCTGGTCAAGGTGGATATGAtacgtctggaagctcagtggGTTTGGAACAGAACGAGCCATCACATCCTCAAGAAAGACAAAGACAATACAAGGTTCTCTTAAGGCCCCAAGATGGTAGGAATGGGGAAGATGAAACAAAGCGGGAAGGAATTCTAGGAAATAGGCTCCCGAATGCAGAGGTTGTAGCTCATCAGATGCAAAATTCCAAAAACAACAGGAGAGGAAACAACAATGAGGCAAGTGACGAGGTACAACCAATTAGGGCAGAAAATGCTGCCCCTGAAGATCCCAGTTTGATTCAGAAAATAGATGGCTTAAACTCAAAAACTAGAAATGGTGATGGTTGGCAAAATGCTTCATCTGTCGTCAATAGAGATCAGCAGGAAAACAAAACACGTACAGTCAATTCTGGGAACTCAGTGGATAAAGTTTCAGGAAGAATGCCTCGAACTGGTCATGCAAGTGATGGTACGAACTCGTTACACTATAAACATGGTGATCTTGCCACCAACAAAAACTCTGAGCTGACAGCTATTAGTGGAACTTCTATATCCAG GAGATCTACTCAACAGACTCAAGGCAGAGCAGATCATCAGTCCCAACAAAGAGTGAAGAATGAAGGCAATGATGGTTGGCGGAAGACAAATGTTATGTCAGGCTCCTCCCCTGCAACTTTAGCTTCAAACTCAGAAAGCTTTGCTGAGGTAAATGTAGGTGACTCTTTGGATACTGGTTCCGTTGGGAAGCCTGTGCCTGGAATATCTGTAGACCCAAACGACAACCAG CGTACTACGATGAGAGAGTTAGCCAGGCAGCGTGCTCAAGAGAGGCAGAAAGAGGAGGAAGAAAGAGCCAGAGATCAGCGGGCTAAGGCTCTCGCAAAATTGGAAGAGTTGAATAGACGATCCCAAGCAGCTGAGGAAGGTTCAGCATCTAATGCTTCCATCGCGAATATACCAGAAGTTCCTCGGTCTCTTTCACCTGCACGTATGGTTGCAAAGTCTACAGAATCTACTGAAGAATCAGGAAAACCCTCAATGCAAAACGCGATGACTTCAACAGAAGATGCACATTATGTGGACCCTAATCACCAGGATAATCTTCCACGTCACCGTGATGGCGCTGCTTCAAAACAGAAGCGCTTGGGTTATAAGCAGAAGCAACATATCGTATTTGAGAAAAAAACGGCAGGAAACTCTTTCTCTGAAGCTACTACAGAGGTGTCCGACGTTGTTCCATCTCCTGAGGTGTCAAACCAAGGTGTAATAAGTCATAACTCAGACACGCCACCAACGTCAAGCGTTTCAACTGAGCCAGCTTtcacgaaaagaaaaaataacagGAACGGTAAGAAAAAGCACAAGGTTGATGAGGCAAAATTAATGAACACGACAAGAGCTGCCGTTGGAAAAGAAACGAAATCAGGAGATGAGTCAATTGAGATTGGTAGGGTCAGAGCACCAGAAATAAAGTTCGGGTCTTTTCCAGACCCAAGCTTGGATATCAAAGTGTCTGGTAATTCGTCTGACCAAATCAGTTCCTCCACGAATGAAGAGTCCCAAAGCAGAGCAAAAACCAACTCGAAAACTCAACATTTGCGCAAGACTCCAAGAAACACGCTGGTAAACAAGCCTGCAGATAAATTTCCTGGTAACAGTACTGTTATCTGGGCTCCGGTACATCCACAGCAGAAAGCTGATAGCTCCACAGGTGTAGGGAGTCAGAGTGCCGTTCCTGAGTCTAGCACCTCTTCAAAGAGTCTGCATCAAGGGCAGACTAGTTCAAGAAGCAAAAGAGTGGAGCTGGAGAGATATGTAGCTAAGCCCATAGTAAAGGAAACAGCTGAGCAAATGGTCAGTAAAAATCCAGTAACCGCTTCCCCAGAAATGGCAGAGAATGTTTTGCAGAAAGAAAATTGTGGAGGCGAAGAAGGTAAAGGAATTCTCCAACCCCCTGGGTCTCCTTTGAAATCAAGACATGGGAATGGTAGGCAGGGCAAGCATGGTAGAGGTTCCGCAGCATCTACTAAAGCTTTGGAGGATGGACGATTAGGAACTTCAAACCAGCCCATCCGAGGAACAGTGAACTATCACACAAGTAATCAGACTGGACAAATTTCGGTAGACTCTTCTAAGGATCGAACCGCATCCAGTACTGATGGATGGAACGATGGCTGGTATGTGACTCCTGAAACGCATCACTCTGCTGCTACTGCTGAAGAAATGGAAGCAAGTGCTTCTCGAACCATCGCTGTTGGAAAAGATCAGGGAATGAGCATTCAAGGTAAGCAGCAGGCTTCCAGAAGTAACTATGGCGACTCTAAAAAACCGAATACGAGAGATTCCAGCAAAGCTCATATGCAGCAGTCTGGCCATGGGTTAGGTCAACAGGATTTGCATGTTGCTTCGAGTGAAATTCGTGGTCAGTCTGGTGGTCGTCAATATTCGAGGGACAGAACTTACGCATCTCAGAAGAGGGATGTTGCTGGATACGAGCAGCAGGGGTTTACTCCAGACCAGAAAATGACCTCAGCTGATACACCAGACCATTCTCAAAACCGATCTGCCAGTCAGGAGGTCCAGGGTGGGCATAATCCGAATAATATGTTCCAGAAGAACACAGGCCAGAATCGACGATTTGGAAGAGGGCAGGAGTCGCACGGAGGTTGGGGTTCTTCATCGATGCAAGAGAATATGCACCATCACCATCAAAGGCCACTTTCAAACAGAGATAGACAGAAGCCGAATCTGCATTACGAGTACAAGCCTGTTGGGTCACATGCTTATGACGGAGAACAGTTGAAAGACAGTTCAGAAGGTCCAAGATACAGGGAGAAGGGGCAGGGAAACCAGAGGCATGGTGGACAAAAGTCGTACCAACAGCAAAGGGGTAGTGCTGGGAGAAACACTGGTCATGGATTATCAGATGAGAGAAACTAA
- the LOC103862399 gene encoding protein MODIFIER OF SNC1 1 isoform X2, whose protein sequence is MTSSTTGDRRWGTARRSGMTILGKVAVPKPINLPSQRLENQGLDPNVEIVPKGTLSWGSKSSLNAWGTSSLSPRTESGPGSPSHLSTRPSTGGSVTRSRPSTADSDKAHDSSSTWDSTSRPSSASGVLPANQASVALQRPHSADTRPGSSHLSRFAEPVSETSATWGQHAPTKKDGFSLTSGDFPSLGAEKESSEKSSVPQDAARPASSSGRSVEEREANVRIGDDNTWRRDDQPYSEDAPRHCREAGQLDSRCPQSYPNANFPHQYDGWRGPPVNNHQGGGWYRGNHPYGAPMGPGGFPIDPFPFYPPQVQPTPGHEARPRGNHPANGNMFRPPILDSYVHPRMQTRPGFYLGPVPHEGYYGPPMGYGGPSNRDLPFAGRPAGPHAYSQHSGQGGYDTSGSSVGLEQNEPSHPQERQRQYKVLLRPQDGRNGEDETKREGILGNRLPNAEVVAHQMQNSKNNRRGNNNEASDEVQPIRAENAAPEDPSLIQKIDGLNSKTRNGDGWQNASSVVNRDQQENKTRTVNSGNSVDKVSGRMPRTGHASDGTNSLHYKHGDLATNKNSELTAISGTSISRRSTQQTQGRADHQSQQRVKNEGNDGWRKTNVMSGSSPATLASNSESFAEVNVGDSLDTGSVGKPVPGISVDPNDNQRTTMRELARQRAQERQKEEEERARDQRAKALAKLEELNRRSQAAEEGSASNASIANIPEVPRSLSPARMVAKSTESTEESGKPSMQNAMTSTEDAHYVDPNHQDNLPRHRDGAASKQKRLGYKQKQHIVFEKKTAGNSFSEATTEVSDVVPSPEVSNQGVISHNSDTPPTSSVSTEPAFTKRKNNRNGKKKHKVDEAKLMNTTRAAVGKETKSGDESIEIGRVRAPEIKFGSFPDPSLDIKVSGNSSDQISSSTNEESQSRAKTNSKTQHLRKTPRNTLVNKPADKFPGNSTVIWAPVHPQQKADSSTGVGSQSAVPESSTSSKSLHQGQTSSRSKRVELERYVAKPIVKETAEQMVSKNPVTASPEMAENVLQKENCGGEEGKGILQPPGSPLKSRHGNGRQGKHGRGSAASTKALEDGRLGTSNQPIRGTVNYHTSNQTGQISVDSSKDRTASSTDGWNDGWYVTPETHHSAATAEEMEASASRTIAVGKDQGMSIQGKQQASRSNYGDSKKPNTRDSSKAHMQQSGHGLGQQDLHVASSEIRGQSGGRQYSRDRTYASQKRDVAGYEQQGFTPDQKMTSADTPDHSQNRSASQEVQGGHNPNNMFQKNTGQNRRFGRGQESHGGWGSSSMQENMHHHHQRPLSNRDRQKPNLHYEYKPVGSHAYDGEQLKDSSEGPRYREKGQGNQRHGGQKSYQQQRGSAGRNTGHGLSDERN, encoded by the exons ATGACCTCTAGCACGACAGGAGATCGgag ATGGGGAACTGCAAGAAGAAGTGGCATGACTATATTGGGAAAGGTTGCTGTTCCAAAGCCGATTAACTTACCAAGCCAAAG GTTAGAGAATCAAGGCCTTGACCCAAATGTGGAAATCGTTCCAAA GGGAACCCTTAGCTGGGGCAGTAAATCGTCTCTGAATGCGTGGGGGACATCCTCGTTGTCACCACGAACTGAAAGCGGTCCTGGTTCACCAAGCCACCTCAGCACTCGCCCTTCTACTGGTGGAAGTGTCACTCGAAGTCGACCTTCCACTGCTGATAGTGACAAAGCGCatgattcttcttctacttgggATTCGACCTCCCGGCCTTCATCAGCATCCGGGGTTCTCCCAGCTAATCAGGCATCAGTTGCACTACAACGTCCACATAGTGCAGACACAAGACCTGGAAGCTCGCACTTATCCCGATTTGCTGAACCCGTGTCAGAGACTTCTGCTACATGGGGTCAACAT GCTCCAACGAAAAAAGATGGGTTTTCTTTGACTTCTGGAGATTTTCCTTCCCTTGGTGCTGAAAAAGAAAGTTCTGAGAAGAGCTCCGTGCCACAAG ATGCCGCTCGTCCTGCATCATCGTCGGGAAGATCTGTGGAAGAGCGAG AAGCTAATGTACGGATTGGAGATGACAATACCTGGAGAAGAGATGATCAACCATACAGTGAAGATGCACCTAGACATTGTAGAGAGGCAGGGCAATTGGACTCCCGTTGTCCACAATCTTATCCTAATGCTAATTTTCCTCATCAGTATGATGGTTGGCGTGGTCCTCCAGTAAATAATCATCAAGGTGGTGGCTGGTACAGAGGGAACCATCCATATGGTGCCCCAATGGGTCCTGGGGGTTTTCCTATAGATCCTTTTCCATTTTATCCTCCGCAAGTTCAGCCTACTCCTGGCCATGAGGCTCGTCCTAGGGGTAATCACCCTGCTAATGGAAACATGTTCAGGCCTCCAATACTTGACTCTTATGTCCACCCAAGGATGCAGACTAGACCTGGGTTTTATCTTGGTCCAGTGCCACATGAAGGCTACTATGGCCCTCCGATGGGGTACGGAGGTCCCAGCAACAGAGACCTGCCTTTTGCTGGTAGGCCTGCGGGTCCTCATGCTTATAGCCAGCACTCTGGTCAAGGTGGATATGAtacgtctggaagctcagtggGTTTGGAACAGAACGAGCCATCACATCCTCAAGAAAGACAAAGACAATACAAGGTTCTCTTAAGGCCCCAAGATGGTAGGAATGGGGAAGATGAAACAAAGCGGGAAGGAATTCTAGGAAATAGGCTCCCGAATGCAGAGGTTGTAGCTCATCAGATGCAAAATTCCAAAAACAACAGGAGAGGAAACAACAATGAGGCAAGTGACGAGGTACAACCAATTAGGGCAGAAAATGCTGCCCCTGAAGATCCCAGTTTGATTCAGAAAATAGATGGCTTAAACTCAAAAACTAGAAATGGTGATGGTTGGCAAAATGCTTCATCTGTCGTCAATAGAGATCAGCAGGAAAACAAAACACGTACAGTCAATTCTGGGAACTCAGTGGATAAAGTTTCAGGAAGAATGCCTCGAACTGGTCATGCAAGTGATGGTACGAACTCGTTACACTATAAACATGGTGATCTTGCCACCAACAAAAACTCTGAGCTGACAGCTATTAGTGGAACTTCTATATCCAG GAGATCTACTCAACAGACTCAAGGCAGAGCAGATCATCAGTCCCAACAAAGAGTGAAGAATGAAGGCAATGATGGTTGGCGGAAGACAAATGTTATGTCAGGCTCCTCCCCTGCAACTTTAGCTTCAAACTCAGAAAGCTTTGCTGAGGTAAATGTAGGTGACTCTTTGGATACTGGTTCCGTTGGGAAGCCTGTGCCTGGAATATCTGTAGACCCAAACGACAACCAG CGTACTACGATGAGAGAGTTAGCCAGGCAGCGTGCTCAAGAGAGGCAGAAAGAGGAGGAAGAAAGAGCCAGAGATCAGCGGGCTAAGGCTCTCGCAAAATTGGAAGAGTTGAATAGACGATCCCAAGCAGCTGAGGAAGGTTCAGCATCTAATGCTTCCATCGCGAATATACCAGAAGTTCCTCGGTCTCTTTCACCTGCACGTATGGTTGCAAAGTCTACAGAATCTACTGAAGAATCAGGAAAACCCTCAATGCAAAACGCGATGACTTCAACAGAAGATGCACATTATGTGGACCCTAATCACCAGGATAATCTTCCACGTCACCGTGATGGCGCTGCTTCAAAACAGAAGCGCTTGGGTTATAAGCAGAAGCAACATATCGTATTTGAGAAAAAAACGGCAGGAAACTCTTTCTCTGAAGCTACTACAGAGGTGTCCGACGTTGTTCCATCTCCTGAGGTGTCAAACCAAGGTGTAATAAGTCATAACTCAGACACGCCACCAACGTCAAGCGTTTCAACTGAGCCAGCTTtcacgaaaagaaaaaataacagGAACGGTAAGAAAAAGCACAAGGTTGATGAGGCAAAATTAATGAACACGACAAGAGCTGCCGTTGGAAAAGAAACGAAATCAGGAGATGAGTCAATTGAGATTGGTAGGGTCAGAGCACCAGAAATAAAGTTCGGGTCTTTTCCAGACCCAAGCTTGGATATCAAAGTGTCTGGTAATTCGTCTGACCAAATCAGTTCCTCCACGAATGAAGAGTCCCAAAGCAGAGCAAAAACCAACTCGAAAACTCAACATTTGCGCAAGACTCCAAGAAACACGCTGGTAAACAAGCCTGCAGATAAATTTCCTGGTAACAGTACTGTTATCTGGGCTCCGGTACATCCACAGCAGAAAGCTGATAGCTCCACAGGTGTAGGGAGTCAGAGTGCCGTTCCTGAGTCTAGCACCTCTTCAAAGAGTCTGCATCAAGGGCAGACTAGTTCAAGAAGCAAAAGAGTGGAGCTGGAGAGATATGTAGCTAAGCCCATAGTAAAGGAAACAGCTGAGCAAATGGTCAGTAAAAATCCAGTAACCGCTTCCCCAGAAATGGCAGAGAATGTTTTGCAGAAAGAAAATTGTGGAGGCGAAGAAGGTAAAGGAATTCTCCAACCCCCTGGGTCTCCTTTGAAATCAAGACATGGGAATGGTAGGCAGGGCAAGCATGGTAGAGGTTCCGCAGCATCTACTAAAGCTTTGGAGGATGGACGATTAGGAACTTCAAACCAGCCCATCCGAGGAACAGTGAACTATCACACAAGTAATCAGACTGGACAAATTTCGGTAGACTCTTCTAAGGATCGAACCGCATCCAGTACTGATGGATGGAACGATGGCTGGTATGTGACTCCTGAAACGCATCACTCTGCTGCTACTGCTGAAGAAATGGAAGCAAGTGCTTCTCGAACCATCGCTGTTGGAAAAGATCAGGGAATGAGCATTCAAGGTAAGCAGCAGGCTTCCAGAAGTAACTATGGCGACTCTAAAAAACCGAATACGAGAGATTCCAGCAAAGCTCATATGCAGCAGTCTGGCCATGGGTTAGGTCAACAGGATTTGCATGTTGCTTCGAGTGAAATTCGTGGTCAGTCTGGTGGTCGTCAATATTCGAGGGACAGAACTTACGCATCTCAGAAGAGGGATGTTGCTGGATACGAGCAGCAGGGGTTTACTCCAGACCAGAAAATGACCTCAGCTGATACACCAGACCATTCTCAAAACCGATCTGCCAGTCAGGAGGTCCAGGGTGGGCATAATCCGAATAATATGTTCCAGAAGAACACAGGCCAGAATCGACGATTTGGAAGAGGGCAGGAGTCGCACGGAGGTTGGGGTTCTTCATCGATGCAAGAGAATATGCACCATCACCATCAAAGGCCACTTTCAAACAGAGATAGACAGAAGCCGAATCTGCATTACGAGTACAAGCCTGTTGGGTCACATGCTTATGACGGAGAACAGTTGAAAGACAGTTCAGAAGGTCCAAGATACAGGGAGAAGGGGCAGGGAAACCAGAGGCATGGTGGACAAAAGTCGTACCAACAGCAAAGGGGTAGTGCTGGGAGAAACACTGGTCATGGATTATCAGATGAGAGAAACTAA